The genomic region AGATGCCGGGATCCCGGCGTTGTTGACCAAGGCCATCTACACCGAGTCCAAGGCCAACAACGGTGTGCGGCAGAAGGAACTGGACATTGACGTCGACAGGAAGTGGGAGGACGCATGGTCGACCTTCAAGAGCCGCTGACCCACGGTCGGTCCGCGGCCCGGCCGAAACGCAAGAAGGCTCAACTCGGCGGGGTCTTCTACTCGGCGCTGGGCGGACCGGGCGTGCTGTGGATGCTGGCATTCGTCATACTGCCGCTCTATGCGGTGGCGGCAGTGGCCTTCGGTACCGTCGACCCGATTCTGCGGATACCGGTTGCGGCGTGGAACCCGTTGCAGTGGAACTTTTCCGACTTCAGCACCCTGCTGTCCAGCATCATCAGTGGCCCGTTGGCGAACGTCTTCGTCCGCACAGGAGTCTACGTCTTGGCGGGCACGGTCGGTTGCATACTCATCGGCTACCCGGTCGCCTACTATCTGGCCCGGTACGGCGGCCGGTTCCGCAGCTGGATCCTGGCCGGCCTGGTCCTTCCGTTCCTGATCAGTTACATGCTTCGCATGCTGGCCTGGGTCACGCTGCTTCAGCCCGATGGTTACCTCAACAAGATCTTGAGTTATACGCCCATCGGTGGTGGCCACAACTGGTTGGGGGGAAGCGGATTCACCGTCGTCCTCGGGCTGATCTACGGCTACGTTCCCTATTTCATCCTGGCCTTGTGGGCCAGCTTGGAACGCCTCGACCCCCGCCACGTCGAGGCGGCCCGGGATCTGGGAGCAAGTCCGCGCCGGGCCTTCCTGCGCGTCACGTTGCCCCTTTCGATCCCCGGTCTGCTCGCCGCGACGGCCATCGTGGTGCTGCCCATGTGCGGTGACTATTACACCAATACCTTCCTCACCCGCGGCGCCACCTCGACCGAGATGATCGGCAACCAGATCGAACACTTCCTGCTCGGGAGCAGCGAGCCGCAGCGCGGCGCCGCGCTGGTGCTCATCCTGATGGCGGTCCTGCTGGTGTTCATGGCCTACTACATCCGCACCGTACGGGTTACCGAGAAAGAGCTGACGCGATGACCACGACCGCACCCCCCGGCGGCACGCGGCGCCGCGCACCGATCCTGGCAACCATCACCGTGTTGTACCTGGCGTGGTCGCTCCTGCCGATTTTGGTGGCCGTGCGCATCGGATTCAACGAGGGCAAGAGCCGGTCGACGTTTCAAACTCTTTCGACCCGCTGGTACTGGGGCGATCAGAGTTCGGTGTGGCACGACGCGTCACTGCAGGGCGCCCTGTGGAACAGTGTGCAACTCGGCGTGGTGTGCGTGCTGGTCGCGGTGCCGCTCGGCACGGGCCTGGCCATTGCGCTGAGTCGCTGGCGCGGCCGGCTCGAAGGCCCCGTCAACGCGATTACGTTGCTGCCGTTGGTCACTCCCGAGATCGTGGTGGGCGCGTCGTTGCTGTTGGTGTTCTCCCAGGCGTTCACCTTCATCCCGCGCGGGTTCCCGGCGCAGCTGATGGGACATGTCACCCTCACCGTGACCGTGGTCGTCGTGATCGTCCGCGGTCGCCTGCTGCTCATCGACTCCTCGCTGGAAGAAGCCGCCCGCGATCTGGGTGCTCGCCAAGTGCAGGCCTTCCGCCTGGTGTTATTGCCCTTGCTGCTACCCGCGATTGTCGGCGCGGCAGTGCTCACCTTCGCCACGTCACTGGACGACTTCGTCGTCTCGGCGTTCCTGTCGGCGGGGGCAGACTCAGAGACCGTCCCCATGAAGCTCTACTCGACCGCCCGGGCCAGTGGCTCGCCTGCCATCAATGCTCTGGGCTCCATCACCTTGTTCGCCACCCTCTTGATGATCGGAATCGCATGGTTAGTTATCAAGCTGTTCAAGACACGTGCAGCCACCCCAGCACAGGACGGTCTGTGAGTACGACACCCAGCCGTGTTTCGCTCGCCGGCGGGACCCAACACGGCGGAAGGGTGTCGTTGCGTGAGGTGGCGCTCGCCTTCGGTGCTCACCAGGCCGTGCGCGGCATCTCCCTCGATGTCGAGGCTGGCGAGTTCTTCGCGCTCCTGGGCGGTTCGGGCTGTGGCAAGACGACGAGCCTGCGCATGATCGGTGGTTTCGAGCAGCCTGATTCCGGCAGCATCACCATCGACGGAGCCGACGTCACCGGAATTCCGCCGGAAAAGCGACCGATCACCACGGTGTTCCAGTCCTACGCACTGTTCCCGCATCTGAGTGTTGCCGACAACGTGGGTTTCGGGCTGAGGTTCCTGAAGTTGACGAAGGCCGAACGTAAGGGACGCATCGCCGAAGCACTCGAACTGGTGGCGATGAGCGCCCGCGCGCAGGCCAAGCCGGCCAAACTTTCCGGCGGTCAGCAGCAGCGCATCGCGCTGGCCCGAGCGTTGGTGCTGCGTCCCAAGGTGTTGCTCCTCGACGAGCCGTTGGGTGCACTCGATGCCAAACTCCGCAAGACGCTGCAGGTTGAACTGCGACGCATCCAACAGGAGGTAGGCATCACCTTCATCCACGTCACCCACGACCAGGAAGAAGCACTGGCCATGAGTGACCGCGTGGGTGTCATGCGCGACGGCCGACTGATCCAGGTCGGCACGCCACAGGAGATGTACCACTCACCGATCGACGCCGGGGTTGCCGATTTTCTGGGTACCTCCAACATCCTTGAGCTGGAAGGTGACCCGCACCAGATCCGGGTGCTCGGCACCGTTTTGGATGACACCGTGAGCGGGTCGCTGTCGAACTGGCGCGCGGTCATCAGGCCCGAGCAGCTGCGCGTCCTACGTGGTGAAAGGGCAGTCGGCACAGGCGTTTCCGGCATCGTGGCGGGAAGCTCCTTCCACGGTTCCTCGACGCAGCTGACCATCGACTGCGGCGACTACAGCTTGGTCGTGACACACGACTCATCGGGCACGGTGCCTGTGGTCGGCGACGACGTCGTCGTCTCCGCCGACCGCACCGCCATCAAAGTTATCCCCCTCGACGCCACCACTGACGACTGAGTCCCGGACCCGGACCCGGACCCGGCGCCGGAGCCCAACGAAAGGAACAGGCAGGATGGCTCTGCGGCCCTCTGCAGCCAACGAACACGGTATGGCGTTGGTCGTGAACAACGGACTGGGGATCGAACACGAAGACTGCCCGCGTGAGCGCGGACGCTGGATCTATCCACCCGACCGCGCCGGCTGGAAAGACTTCGCCCTGTCGGAATGGGTCCTCGAAGGTGCGGGAGCGGCCGACCGCCACGTCGACCACACCGAGACCAATATCGTCGTCGAGGGCGAGCTGCACGTCGAATGCCAAGGCAGGACCGTAATCGCCCGGACCGGAGATGCCGTCACCGTACCGGCCAACCATGTTGGCCGGTACTGGGCGCCAGTCTACGCACGGATGTATGCCATCTATGGTCCCAGCGACACCGGCGAGCCGCCTCAAGATGTTCATCACTGGCATTTGTAGGGGCTAGTGGCTCTGCCCACTAATTACGACATCAGTTCTTCGGGTGGTTTCCAGGCGTCGTCGCAACAACTTCTCTAGGTTCTGGAGGTTGTGTTGACATCAATTCGTCGGGTGAAGAAGGGGCCGGGGCGTCGTCCGCAGTCGGCCAAACGCCAACGCTTCATGAGTTGCGGGCTCGCGGGTGGAGCATTCGTGCCGTTGCCCGTGAAGTCGGCGTGTCGCGGTCTTCCGGTACGAGCTGGTCGAGCGGTCACAAGAAGTACCGAAACGGCGTCGTGGTCGGGATCGTCCCGCCATTGGATCCACTCGAGGTCCGTCAGATCAGCCCGCGCTACCTGTCCCAGGAAGAGCGAATCGAGATTGCCGATCTGCGCCGTTCTGGGTTGAGCACGCGCGCGATCGCCGACCGTCTCGGTCGAGCCGTCGACGATTTCGGGGGAGCTGCGGCGTAACGCGCCGGCCAGCCGCGAGTATCGACCCTTCGATGCGCATCGGCGAGCGACCGGGCGACGAGCACGTCAACACCGCCGCCGGGTCGACACCAATGATCAGCTCGGCGGCCTGGTCATGGAGCTGCTTGGTCGTCGGTGGAGCCCGCAACAGATCAGCCGCCACCTGCGTCAACGGTTCTCTGAGGATCCGTCCATGTGGTATTGCCACGAAAGTATCTATAAAGTTGTCTATCAACCGAATTCACGCTTCATGCGACCGTCGCGGTTGGCGCCGCACCGTCGCTCACCGCTGCGTACCGGTCGGGATCACCGACGAGCACAGTAGCGCACGCAGAGCCGGCGGCCGCGGTTTCAGCAGCCGATGCTCACCATCCACGACCGGCCATTCCCACCAGTCGACCGATCGCAGGCCGGGCTTACGGAGGGCGATCTCATCATCGGCGACAACCACCTCTCAGCGATCGGTACGCTGGTCGAGCGCCAAACGCGGATGCTGCGCTTGGTGCATCTGGCCCGCGCTGACTCTGACTCGTTGCACGCTGCTCTGGTGTCCCGCATGCAGGACCTGCCGCCGGCGCTGATGCGGTCGATCACCTGGGACCAGGGCACCGAGATGGCCCGCCACCTCGCCACCGCAGAGAAGCTGGGCGCGCCCGTCTAATTCTGCGACTTCAGATCTCCCTGGGAACGCGGCACGAATGAGAACACGAACGGACTGCTGCGCGACTACTTCCCCAAGGGCGTCACGCTCATCAACCATCCTCCGGAGCATCTGCTGGCCGTTGAGGACGAACTCAACGACCGTCCGCGCATGGTCCTTCAAGACCGTTGCCCCGCCGACCTATTCGCCGCATTGCTAGCCTCGAATGGTCCGTCCGTGTTGCGACGTTGACTAGAACTCACCCGTTGTGCTTTCAGACGGCCGCGGTTCTCGGCGGCGGGCTTCTGCCCATGTTGGTCACATCGCTCGTCGCAAAGGCAAACGGCTCGTACGTGCCCGCAGTTATCATCGTGATTCTCACCTGTTTCGTGACAATCATCGGGTCGCTGTTCGTGAAGCGAACGACAGCAACCACCAAAGCGCCAGCGCAGGGATCGACAGTTTCGTACAAACCAATGTGTTGGTCGTCGGGGTGCCACCCTGGATAGGCATGAGCGCGCGGGGCGGTTCGAGACGTTTGCTCTCCGCCCGAGTTTCGGCTAAGGCCTCCGCGGCGGCCGGTTATTGGCAGCGCGCGTACCTTCTGGTCGGACAGTGAGGACAGCCCCTTCGAAGCGATGCCGTGTCTGGCCATCCTGCTGGGCTACCGCTATGGACAACCGCCAGCTATCAAGCATGGTTGCCAGCGGAGCGCTGGACATACCCGCGGCGAGTGCGATACACGGTCACACCGTCGAAGGATGAATCGATGGAATGAGCCGGCTCGGGCAATCGGGTCAAGGACCGTGGCCCAACTTCTCCAATGGGGACGACTTACCGTGGACGCGAGCACGTGGCGCCGCTACTGCACAACGGATGCGCGGGGGAGGCAAAGGCCTTGACGTTGAGGCAGGTTAGGAATCTCTCCGATCAGCAGCGCAACTCCCACGTCGACCAACTACGCCATTGGCTGGAGCACCACTACGTACAGACCGAGGAACTGACCGCTAGTGCCAGTGCAATGACAAACACCATTCGCTCCAACCCGGCGTCACCACAGGGAGCTAAAGAAGTGATCGTCCTTAACCGGACCGAACGTGGTCGGGAAAAGCGCCTCGATGAAGCGGTGGGGACGCTGAGGGGGCCCCGTTTGGTGGTCCAGTCGCTAGGCGATTCGGGGTTGGTGGGTCGTGGTCCGCTGTAGAGCCAATTCGGCTGCGGTGAGTGCGCCGTGGGCGGAGTG from Mycolicibacterium sp. YH-1 harbors:
- a CDS encoding ABC transporter permease, which translates into the protein MVDLQEPLTHGRSAARPKRKKAQLGGVFYSALGGPGVLWMLAFVILPLYAVAAVAFGTVDPILRIPVAAWNPLQWNFSDFSTLLSSIISGPLANVFVRTGVYVLAGTVGCILIGYPVAYYLARYGGRFRSWILAGLVLPFLISYMLRMLAWVTLLQPDGYLNKILSYTPIGGGHNWLGGSGFTVVLGLIYGYVPYFILALWASLERLDPRHVEAARDLGASPRRAFLRVTLPLSIPGLLAATAIVVLPMCGDYYTNTFLTRGATSTEMIGNQIEHFLLGSSEPQRGAALVLILMAVLLVFMAYYIRTVRVTEKELTR
- a CDS encoding ABC transporter permease, which gives rise to MTTTAPPGGTRRRAPILATITVLYLAWSLLPILVAVRIGFNEGKSRSTFQTLSTRWYWGDQSSVWHDASLQGALWNSVQLGVVCVLVAVPLGTGLAIALSRWRGRLEGPVNAITLLPLVTPEIVVGASLLLVFSQAFTFIPRGFPAQLMGHVTLTVTVVVVIVRGRLLLIDSSLEEAARDLGARQVQAFRLVLLPLLLPAIVGAAVLTFATSLDDFVVSAFLSAGADSETVPMKLYSTARASGSPAINALGSITLFATLLMIGIAWLVIKLFKTRAATPAQDGL
- a CDS encoding ABC transporter ATP-binding protein, translated to MSTTPSRVSLAGGTQHGGRVSLREVALAFGAHQAVRGISLDVEAGEFFALLGGSGCGKTTSLRMIGGFEQPDSGSITIDGADVTGIPPEKRPITTVFQSYALFPHLSVADNVGFGLRFLKLTKAERKGRIAEALELVAMSARAQAKPAKLSGGQQQRIALARALVLRPKVLLLDEPLGALDAKLRKTLQVELRRIQQEVGITFIHVTHDQEEALAMSDRVGVMRDGRLIQVGTPQEMYHSPIDAGVADFLGTSNILELEGDPHQIRVLGTVLDDTVSGSLSNWRAVIRPEQLRVLRGERAVGTGVSGIVAGSSFHGSSTQLTIDCGDYSLVVTHDSSGTVPVVGDDVVVSADRTAIKVIPLDATTDD
- a CDS encoding cupin domain-containing protein; translated protein: MALVVNNGLGIEHEDCPRERGRWIYPPDRAGWKDFALSEWVLEGAGAADRHVDHTETNIVVEGELHVECQGRTVIARTGDAVTVPANHVGRYWAPVYARMYAIYGPSDTGEPPQDVHHWHL